The Aliiroseovarius sediminilitoris region TGCCTCATCATAAGAACATATCGGGAACATATGAAGCAGATTCACCATTTCGTCGCGGATTATTCATTTGCCATCAGGTCGGTCAAAGGGCACTCAGTGTCGCAATCGGTCCAGACCAAACGTGCGAAATCGTCGCATGTGGGATTTGAAGACCACGAGTTTTAGCTAGGGAACGGCAGACATGTCCGACCAAGAAGACGATATCATCCTGAGCGAGTTGAACGACGAAGAGCTTGTCCAGCAGATGCATGACGACCTGTATGACGGTCTTGCGGAAGAAATCACCGAAGGCGTCAACATCCTGCTCGAGCGCGGTTGGGAACCCTACAAGGTTCTGACCGAAGCATTGGTGGCAGGCATGACCATTGTCGGGCATGACTTCCGCGATGGCATCCTGTTTGTGCCCGAAGTGCTTCTGGCCGCCAACGCGATGAAGGCTGGCATGGCCATTCTGAAACCTCTTTTGATCGCCACCGGCGCGCCGCGCATGGGCAAGATGGTCATCGGCACCGTGAAGGGCGACATCCACGACATCGGCAAGAACCTTGTGTCGATGATGATGGAAGGCGCTGGCTTCGAGGTTGTCGATCTGGGCATCAACAATGCGGTCGAAAGCTATCTTGAGGCGCTGGAAGCCGAACAGGCAGACATCCTTGGCATGTCGGCCCTGCTGACCACCACGATGCCTTATATGAAGGTCGTGATCGACACGATGATCGAAAAAGGCATTCGCGACGACTATACCATTCTGGTCGGTGGTGCGCCCCTGAACGAGGAATTCGGCAAGGCGATTGGTGCGGACAGCTATTGCCGTGATGCCGCAGTCGCGGTCGAGACGGCCAAAGACTATATGCTGCGCAAACATAACCAGCTTGCTGCGGGCTGACCTTGTCCGATAAATTCTAACAAGGCCCTGCCCCAACGGCGGGGCCTTTTCATTTGCCACACCAGCCCCCAGATATGAGAGCATGAGTAAAACACGGTTCTTTTTCCTGATCGCCTTGGTGATCCTGTCTGGCGGGTTGACGATCTTGGTCGGCAGCCTGGCGGTGACATCCGGCAAACTGGATGGGCAGGTGGCCATGGCAGTGTTGCCGCTGGTCATGCTGGCCTCGATCGGGATCCGTGCCTTGTCGGGACGGAA contains the following coding sequences:
- a CDS encoding corrinoid protein; the encoded protein is MSDQEDDIILSELNDEELVQQMHDDLYDGLAEEITEGVNILLERGWEPYKVLTEALVAGMTIVGHDFRDGILFVPEVLLAANAMKAGMAILKPLLIATGAPRMGKMVIGTVKGDIHDIGKNLVSMMMEGAGFEVVDLGINNAVESYLEALEAEQADILGMSALLTTTMPYMKVVIDTMIEKGIRDDYTILVGGAPLNEEFGKAIGADSYCRDAAVAVETAKDYMLRKHNQLAAG